ATAATTTGCACCAATAAAGGCACAGCTAGTTCTGGCTGATTTTGGGCCCGGTGCACCAAAGCCAACTGATAAGTCGCTTGATCTCGCATCTGAGCGGCATCTAACGCTTTGCGACGTTGGCTATCGGCCACACGGTTGTCAATACCGGAGAAACTAGAAGCCAAGTCCTGATAAAAGTTGGAAAGCTGATTGAAAACTTGACGCGCTTCTTGCAGCTTCTGAGTCGCTAGAGAATAGTTTTGAGCGGAGACAGCGTTACTCGCGTCGTCCATTAAGCGCTGGCCACCTTGCATGCTCATCAAACCCGCAGCTTGGCTTAAGGGGCGTATATTGTTAGGGTCGTTGGGGTCAAGGGGTTGCGCTTGGCCACCAGACGGGGGTAGAGAAGGAACCTGAGCCTGAGCAGCTAGCGGACGGAGCAGGGTTAAAGCTACGGCAAGTTGCAGAGAAACTAAGCCTGTCAAGCGAAGGAAGCGAACAGAGCCAGAGGAGATCATGGAGTAACTTTGCGAATTTGCAACAAACAGGACAGATTCAAACTTCGGGTATCTTACCATTGGCAGTCCTCGGTAGGTTTAAGTAACTACCAAAGCCTCTGCACAGCTGAATAGCCCTAGATGGAATACTCCTAAGTTTGAATAAGGAAGACTAGGATTTTTGAGCTTGAGTTCCCTAGCGAAGGCGGAGTGGGGTGCTGGACAAAACATGAAATCACCCCTTTGAAGTTGGGAGGTGAGGCTAGATCTATGCCCTAATGCTTGTTAGCAAGTGCAGCTCAAGGAGCCAGTTTCATGACCCATGATGCAAATCTGCCCAGCTCAACTCCAGGTTCAGGAGTGCCTGAGAGCAGTACAGGTATTATTTTGCAGAGAGGGGGCGAAGAGTTACTGCTAGAAAAGGTCAGCGATCGCTTCACGGTTCATCCCTCTTCTCAAGCGACGGTGGAGAACTTAGCGGAGCAGATTCCAGCCGAGCTACATCGGAGCGTGCCCCCCGCTCAGTCAGCCGAATTTATTGTCGATCCAGCCCAGCGGGACCAAGTAATGCAAGCGGCGCGATCGAGCAGTGGGGTGGACTTTGCCAGCCATGTTTACCGAGTCAAAGATAACCCTGGCACGCTAATTTATCTGACTGACACAATTACGATTCAGTTTGCACCTCAGGTAGACCAGGCCACGAAAGCCGCGATCGCTACTGAGCTAGGTTTACGAGAAGTGAAACCTGTCGTGGGAGTGCCTAACACTTTTGTATTTCAAGTCACTGCTCAAGCGACAGCCAATCCGGTCAAGATTGCCAATCAGCTGACTCGGCGATCGGAGGTATTAATGGCTGAACCCAATATCGTGGTCAGAACCCAGCCTTTGTATCGCCCCAATGACCCGCTTTATGCCAAACAGTGGTATCTCAACCACAATGGCGGCCCAGATCTAGCCGCAAGTTCCCATATTTCCGCCGAAAAAGCTTGGGACATTACCAGAGGTAGCCGTTCGATCGTCGTGGCAGTCGTCGATGATTCTTTTGATCTCAACCACCCTGACTTTCAGGGCCAAGGCAAGATTGTTGCCCCTAGAGACTTGAGAGACCAAGATCTCTTGCCCCTGCCTGACGATACAGAAGCCAGCCACGGTACTGCTTGTGCTGGCGTAGCCGTAGCGGAGGAAAATGGAGTCGGTATTGTCGGCGTGGCTCCTGGATGCGCCTTAATGCCCATCCGTACGACAGGTTTTCTAGATGATGACACCATCGAACAAATCTTCGATTGGGCAGTAGCCAACGGAGCCGCCGTTATCTCTTGTAGTTGGGGACCGAGCGCCGTTTACTTTCCCTTATCACTCCGTCAAAGCGCTGCCCTAACCCGCGCCGCTAAGGATGGACGCAATGGGAAAGGCTGTGTGATTGCCTTTGCCGCTGGTAATGCCAACCGTCCCGTCAATGGTGCCATCAACGAACAAGGCTGGCCCAACAATGTGCTGCGCGGCCCCACGACTTGGTTAACTGGGTTTGCAATTCATCCTGACGTAATCGCAGTCTCCGCCTGCACCAGCTTGAACAAAAAAGCTGCCTATAGTAACTGGGGCACAACCATCTCAGTGTGTGCGCCTAGCAACAACGCCCCACCGGGAATGTGGTTGCAAGAAACTGGATTCGTCAGCACGCCCCCAGAAGTTAGGGTATTTCTCCCAGGAAAAAGCGTGTTCACAGCCGATCAGCTAGGGGCAGCGGGCTATGACCCTGGAGACTTTACCGGAGATTTCGGCGGCACTTCTAGCGCTTGCCCCACTGTGGCGGGAGTTGCAGCCTTAGTTCTTTCTACCAACCCTGACCTTACAGCTCAAGAAGTGCGCCAGATTTTGCAACAAACCGCAGACAAAATTGTTGACCCCGATCCCGATCCACAATTTGGGTTCCGCAAAGGCACTTATGAAGCGAATGGCCGCT
The sequence above is a segment of the Trichocoleus desertorum ATA4-8-CV12 genome. Coding sequences within it:
- a CDS encoding S8 family serine peptidase, producing MTHDANLPSSTPGSGVPESSTGIILQRGGEELLLEKVSDRFTVHPSSQATVENLAEQIPAELHRSVPPAQSAEFIVDPAQRDQVMQAARSSSGVDFASHVYRVKDNPGTLIYLTDTITIQFAPQVDQATKAAIATELGLREVKPVVGVPNTFVFQVTAQATANPVKIANQLTRRSEVLMAEPNIVVRTQPLYRPNDPLYAKQWYLNHNGGPDLAASSHISAEKAWDITRGSRSIVVAVVDDSFDLNHPDFQGQGKIVAPRDLRDQDLLPLPDDTEASHGTACAGVAVAEENGVGIVGVAPGCALMPIRTTGFLDDDTIEQIFDWAVANGAAVISCSWGPSAVYFPLSLRQSAALTRAAKDGRNGKGCVIAFAAGNANRPVNGAINEQGWPNNVLRGPTTWLTGFAIHPDVIAVSACTSLNKKAAYSNWGTTISVCAPSNNAPPGMWLQETGFVSTPPEVRVFLPGKSVFTADQLGAAGYDPGDFTGDFGGTSSACPTVAGVAALVLSTNPDLTAQEVRQILQQTADKIVDPDPDPQFGFRKGTYEANGRSDWFGFGKVNAFRAVQAAQRQMAAPLSSSQRIQGRNDSAVAIPDYDLNGIRSAIQINDSNLVRDMQVTVNLEHSFLGDLEISLIAPRGQTVLLQGRTLGRQTQLQASYSLQNTPLLRKLLNQSAAGRWQLWIIDRALMDTGTLKSWQLTLGV